In one window of Hymenobacter nivis DNA:
- a CDS encoding Ldh family oxidoreductase: MPTPTTFAYNQLFAFTEGVFQAIGCPEADATLATETLLAADLRGVDSHGVARLVGYVRLWEAGRINAAPRVAVTYETPSTAVVDGDGGLGLVVGPRAMRVAIEKAQQVGTGWVSVKNSNHFGIAGYHAMLPLAHGMIGVAMTNASPLVAPTYSLDRLLGTNPIAVAVPAGEQPDFVLDMATTTAANGKLEIAQRKGLPLPEGWAQTAAGLPSTDANAVKDGGALLPLGGATGSHKGYGLGAVVDIFSAVLSGANYGPWVPPFVAFLQPSANPVGQGLGHFFGAMRVDAFRPADEFKAHMDNWITTFRQAHAVEGKHVLIPGDPERDTAAHRLLDGIPLLDAVVKDLQGVGAKFGVKL, from the coding sequence ATGCCCACCCCCACTACGTTTGCTTATAACCAGCTATTTGCCTTCACCGAAGGCGTATTCCAGGCCATTGGCTGCCCCGAGGCCGACGCCACCCTGGCCACCGAAACCCTGCTGGCGGCCGATTTGCGGGGCGTCGATTCGCACGGCGTGGCCCGGCTGGTGGGCTACGTGCGCCTCTGGGAGGCCGGCCGCATCAACGCCGCGCCCCGCGTGGCCGTGACCTACGAAACGCCCAGCACCGCCGTGGTGGACGGCGACGGCGGCCTGGGCTTGGTGGTGGGGCCCCGGGCCATGCGCGTGGCCATCGAGAAGGCCCAACAGGTGGGCACCGGCTGGGTGTCGGTGAAGAACTCCAACCACTTCGGCATAGCAGGCTACCACGCCATGCTGCCCCTGGCCCACGGCATGATCGGGGTAGCCATGACCAACGCCTCGCCCCTGGTAGCTCCCACCTATTCTTTGGATAGACTACTGGGCACCAACCCCATTGCCGTAGCCGTGCCCGCCGGCGAGCAGCCCGATTTCGTGCTCGACATGGCCACCACCACCGCCGCCAACGGCAAGCTCGAAATCGCGCAGCGCAAGGGCCTGCCCCTGCCCGAAGGCTGGGCCCAAACCGCCGCCGGCCTGCCCAGCACCGACGCCAACGCCGTGAAGGACGGCGGGGCCCTGCTGCCGCTGGGCGGCGCCACCGGCTCGCACAAGGGCTACGGCCTGGGCGCGGTGGTCGATATTTTCTCGGCCGTGCTCAGCGGGGCCAACTACGGGCCCTGGGTGCCGCCGTTCGTGGCGTTCCTCCAGCCCTCGGCCAACCCCGTGGGCCAGGGGCTGGGCCACTTCTTCGGAGCCATGCGGGTCGACGCCTTCCGGCCCGCTGATGAGTTTAAAGCCCACATGGACAATTGGATAACCACCTTCCGCCAGGCCCACGCCGTGGAGGGCAAGCACGTCCTCATCCCCGGCGACCCCGAGCGCGACACCGCCGCCCACCGCCTGCTCGACGGTATTCCGCTGCTCGACGCCGTGGTGAAGGACCTGCAGGGCGTCGGGGCCAAGTTTGGGGTGAAGCTGTAG
- a CDS encoding murein L,D-transpeptidase catalytic domain family protein — MEKHHVSVVLRQRRDRRTKRLVRRVLPFLAALFLATPGAGPVSRSLAGNAAVGTHQAAHVAPTKALLFDLKLHETYAGLGAQAQGLKFEVFEKAMTGYLNLKQGGRLADGKQLLTVVDFDLPSTEKRLWVVNLASQQIIFHTLVAHGHNSGGNEATNFSNTDASNMSSLGFYVTGGEYQGKHGHSLRLQGLDEGYNTNAATRSVVMHGADYVSEAFIRQNGRLGRSLGCPALPMDQYAQIIDAVNGGTCLFINRSHAGYRSKFLNQHVAMQALAAEAQRVS; from the coding sequence ATGGAAAAGCATCATGTTAGCGTTGTCCTGCGCCAGCGCCGCGACCGGCGTACCAAGCGCCTCGTGCGGCGTGTGCTGCCCTTCCTGGCCGCGCTGTTCCTGGCCACACCGGGGGCGGGCCCGGTGAGCCGCTCGCTGGCCGGCAATGCCGCCGTGGGCACGCACCAGGCGGCCCATGTGGCCCCCACCAAAGCGCTGCTGTTCGATCTGAAGCTACACGAAACCTACGCCGGCCTCGGGGCCCAGGCCCAGGGCCTGAAGTTTGAGGTGTTCGAGAAAGCCATGACCGGCTACCTCAACCTCAAGCAGGGCGGCCGCCTCGCCGATGGCAAGCAGCTGCTGACGGTGGTGGACTTTGACCTGCCCAGCACCGAGAAGCGGCTGTGGGTGGTGAACCTGGCCAGCCAGCAAATTATTTTCCACACCCTGGTGGCTCACGGCCACAACTCGGGCGGGAACGAGGCCACCAACTTCTCCAACACCGACGCCAGCAACATGAGCAGCCTCGGCTTCTACGTGACGGGCGGCGAGTACCAGGGCAAGCACGGCCACTCGCTGCGCCTCCAGGGTCTCGACGAGGGCTACAACACCAACGCCGCCACCCGCTCGGTGGTGATGCACGGCGCTGATTACGTGAGTGAAGCGTTCATCCGCCAGAACGGCCGCCTGGGCCGCAGCCTCGGCTGCCCCGCCCTGCCCATGGACCAGTACGCCCAAATCATCGACGCTGTGAACGGTGGCACCTGCCTCTTCATCAACCGCTCGCACGCCGGCTACCGCTCGAAATTCCTGAACCAGCACGTGGCCATGCAAGCGCTGGCCGCCGAAGCTCAGCGCGTATCGTAA
- a CDS encoding murein L,D-transpeptidase catalytic domain family protein: MMRFPALLTGAALAVLMGAAGCQRPADVPTAAGPPPGLPPGPPAALPDSLVLTPVPAVVEVPDTLRRAIAQLHAALGPAAAALRPAVLEQACVGYLTLRRTDPSFRAGLLAVADMDLPNTEERLWVLDLKNAKVLYRSLVAHGEGSGHLRARRFSNQEASACTSLGFYRTAGSYDGIHGYSRRLEGLDKGENANAYNRYVVLHAADYASPAYVRQHGHLGYSRGCPALPPEQFKAIISTVQGGTTLLLSGPGLHSRWLDGPVATRRFLARGWG, translated from the coding sequence ATGATGCGCTTTCCCGCTTTGCTGACCGGCGCGGCCCTGGCCGTGCTCATGGGCGCGGCCGGCTGCCAGCGGCCCGCCGACGTGCCCACGGCCGCGGGGCCCCCGCCGGGGCTGCCCCCGGGGCCCCCGGCGGCCCTGCCCGATTCGCTGGTGCTTACGCCCGTGCCCGCCGTAGTCGAAGTTCCCGACACCCTGCGCCGGGCTATTGCCCAGCTGCACGCGGCCCTGGGGCCCGCCGCCGCCGCGCTGCGCCCGGCCGTGCTGGAGCAGGCTTGCGTGGGCTACCTCACCCTGCGCCGCACCGACCCTAGCTTCCGCGCCGGCCTGCTGGCCGTGGCCGACATGGACCTGCCCAACACCGAGGAGCGCCTGTGGGTGCTCGACCTGAAAAACGCCAAAGTACTGTACCGCAGCCTGGTGGCCCACGGCGAAGGCTCGGGTCACCTGCGCGCCCGCCGCTTCTCCAACCAAGAGGCGTCGGCCTGCACTTCGCTGGGCTTCTACCGCACGGCGGGCAGCTACGACGGCATCCACGGCTACTCGCGCCGCCTGGAGGGGCTGGACAAGGGCGAAAACGCCAACGCCTACAACCGCTACGTGGTGCTGCACGCCGCCGACTACGCCAGCCCGGCCTACGTGCGCCAGCACGGCCACCTGGGCTACAGCCGCGGCTGCCCGGCGCTGCCGCCCGAGCAGTTCAAGGCTATTATCAGCACGGTGCAGGGCGGTACTACGCTGCTGCTGAGCGGGCCCGGGTTGCACTCGCGCTGGCTCGACGGACCCGTGGCCACCCGCCGGTTTTTGGCCCGCGGCTGGGGCTAG